Proteins from a genomic interval of Periophthalmus magnuspinnatus isolate fPerMag1 chromosome 11, fPerMag1.2.pri, whole genome shotgun sequence:
- the tril gene encoding TLR4 interactor with leucine rich repeats, with amino-acid sequence MDTGTTPALVWVILLLSTCLSSAFCPECCDCQNPIHLICTNRGLKQIPRDGSLTSEDVIVYSLGGNFITNISAYDLARYGNLKRLNLQYNQIRNIHPKAFEKLSKLEELYLGHNILSSIPPGTLQPLRKLTILYGNDNEIKKIPPELFANLDNLVKLRLDGNSLQVLKDTDFKSLTNLHYLHLESNQLQHIHPHAFSKLSNLRFLNLSHNKQKVLRNILTFSQLKALTTLLLSDNEIQHVAKGVFQNLQKLSKLALSNNRISRLDSGALQGLSGLRELLIDGNKLEEIPAGTLDSLESIEELDLSRNSIAKVDSLAFSRLKYLKVLKLKNNLLTSLSGDSFSLNTRLYDLDLHGNNWTCDCRLEELQRWMTEAHSLGRLLSVFVQCHYPVSLRGKYLDYVNTSQLQSISNWTHLCQGPRAPEESRAGEIMVKQAEEFGINSNVELIVVEEVQGDQSGPNLEETSENSDTRLVRSQPVPRSAGRKRKSKQKSKIIPTTDPPSITTSLYGINSFTPTNVSESDGNFDLLRLDLPVITDPCIFNQNFILNVSVDQITSSSVRVHWSTKDYHHYTQSQVANHREIHFRILFDRFGTIDKFPRYVYARSSAKYITLKELSSDVTYMVCVEGVVSGSICEVAPRDHCAGLVTLPENAKTKPLTLDLYLVTIATLGINAILFLMIGLVWLGRGLKRKLQKRKSAVHVRHMYSTRRQYRASNMAAAVAADFSSYQSSGVARLSPLEDRDLMEFPCERFLDSTTIRRGADMPRFTD; translated from the coding sequence ATGGATACCGGAACGACCCCAGCTCTGGTATGGGTCATCCTATTGCTTTCCACCTGTTTGTCATCTGCATTTTGTCCGGAATGCTGCGACTGTCAAAATCCAATCCATCTCATCTGTACCAATCGTGGACTTAAGCAAATTCCTCGAGATGGATCACTCACTTCGGAAGATGTCATAGTCTACAGCCTGGGCGGAAACTTCATCACTAACATCTCTGCATATGACTTGGCAAGGTATGGGAATCTAAAAAGGCTAAACTTGCAATACAATCAAATCCGAAACATCCATCCAAAAGCATTTGAAAAGCTATCTAAGTTAGAAGAGCTATACTTGGGACATAATATTTTATCATCCATACCTCCTGGAACACTGCAACCATTGAGAAAACTGACAATTCTTTATGGGAATGACAATGAAATCAAGAAAATCCCACCAGAACTTTTTGCCAATTTGGACAATCTTGTGAAACTAAGATTGGATGGAAATAGCTTACAAGTTTTGAAAGATACAGATTTTAAAAGCTTAACAAACTTGCATTATCTGCATTTAGAATCAAACCAGCTGCAACACATCCACCCGCATGCCTTTTCCAAGCTCTCCAACCTGCGTTTTCTAAATCTATCCCATAATAAGCAGAAAGTGCTTCGGAATATTCTCACATTTTCCCAACTGAAAGCTCTGACCACCCTGCTTTTGTCTGACAACGAAATCCAACATGTGGCTAAAGGCGTCTTTCAGAATCTCCAAAAATTATCCAAGCTAGCTCTTAGCAATAACCGGATATCGCGTCTGGACAGCGGGGCTCTGCAAGGGTTGTCGGGCCTTAGGGAATTGTTGATTGATGGGAACAAGCTGGAGGAAATCCCGGCTGGAACGCTAGACTCCTTGGAAAGCATAGAAGAGCTGGATTTAAGCCGGAATAGCATTGCCAAAGTGGATTCCTTGGCGTTTTCCCGTCTGAAATATCTCAAAGTGTTGAAGCTTAAAAATAACTTGCTAACTAGTTTATCTGGTGACAGCTTTTCCCTTAACACCCGGCTTTACGATCTcgatctccatggcaacaactGGACATGTGACTGTCGCTTGGAGGAGCTACAGAGATGGATGACGGAAGCACACTCGCTTGGTAGacttttgtcagtttttgttcAATGTCATTATCCGGTATCGCTAAGAGGTAAATATCTAGACTATGTGAATACCTCGCAGCTACAGAGCATTAGCAACTGGACTCATTTGTGTCAGGGTCCAAGGGCACCTGAGGAGAGCCGGGCTGGAGAAATCATGGTAAAGCAAGCAGAAGAATTTGGAATTAACTCAAATGTAGAACTCATAGTAGTGGAAGAAGTCCAAGGAGATCAGAGTGGCCCAAATTTAGAAGAAACATCTGAGAACAGCGACACACGTCTGGTAAGGTCACAGCCTGTTCCCAGGTCTGCAGGGAGAAAACGCAAAAGCAAGCAAAAGTCTAAGATAATTCCCACAACAGACCCTCCATCAATCACAACAAGTTTGTATGGAATCAACAGCTTTACACCAACTAACGTCTCAGAATCCGATGGGAATTTTGATCTTCTCCGTTTAGACCTACCTGTTATCACCGATCCTTGCATCTTCAACCAAAATTTCATCCTCAATGTCTCCGTGGACCAAATTACCTCCTCTTCTGTAAGAGTTCACTGGTCTACGAAGGATTACCATCACTATACACAAAGTCAAGTCGCAAATCATCGGGAAATTCACTTTAGGATTTTGTTTGACCGTTTTGGAACTATTGACAAATTTCCACGCTATGTTTACGCCCGCAGCAGCGCCAAATATATCACGCTTAAAGAACTCAGCTCTGATGTCACGTACATGGTTTGCGTCGAAGGAGTAGTCAGCGGATCCATTTGTGAAGTCGCGCCAAGAGATCACTGCGCAGGCTTGGTAACATTACCCGAAAACGCCAAAACAAAACCCCTAACTCTTGATTTGTATTTAGTCACTATAGCAACCCTAGGTATCAATGCTATACTCTTTCTCATGATTGGTTTGGTGTGGTTGGGGAGGGGCTTAAAGAGGAAGTTGCAGAAGAGGAAATCAGCGGTGCACGTTCGGCACATGTACTCGACCAGGAGGCAGTACAGAGCATCCAATATGGCGGCGGCGGTGGCTGCAGATTTTAGCTCGTATCAAAGCAGTGGGGTGGCCAGACTGTCCCCGCTGGAGGACAGAGATCTGATGGAGTTTCCCTGTGAGAGATTCCTGGACAGCACTACCATCAGAAGAGGCGCTGACATGCCAAGGTTTACAGACTGA